In Plodia interpunctella isolate USDA-ARS_2022_Savannah chromosome 22, ilPloInte3.2, whole genome shotgun sequence, the following proteins share a genomic window:
- the LOC128679992 gene encoding uncharacterized protein LOC128679992, whose protein sequence is MGKRTKDKTNEEIERKIRRLERELYSRKTWTPTPNFLPNEDRDDSSYNFRGEVELDVYPFGDENETPESLHTVAEVHAKNTCLPPEVMAEDSQHIPDNAKSVLDSDMITEESVPEEIMQILGEAKKTEEIFGKKIPQGVSEKLGKILVEGLAKEQKEILLTQKLIIPENFQLVKAPKLNPEVASVLTDPAKNRDKRLEKLQNQLGLGIAGLVNLTTELINKEVDKMAIIKKISEVNQILLDLHYEETLGRRRLIIPMLDNKFINIIQSVKRDQFLFGDNLGDNIKTSKSIEKSSLQIKKPAPPQPPANRKPLAQTGNSRAPVRRASGPSAARAQPPTSRYYPEPPPPARRAPAPPARRAPPPPAPRRYSQDYRSRRR, encoded by the exons ATGGGAAAAAGAACCAAGGATAAGACAAATGAAGAAATTGAAAGGAAAATTAGACGCCTGGAAAGGGAATTATATTCACGAAAAACATGGACGCCCACGCCAAATTTTCTTCCGAACGAAG ATCGTGACGACTCTTCCTATAATTTCCGAGGTGAAGTGGAGCTTGACGTGTACCCTTTCGGCGACGAAAATGAGACACCTGAGTCTTTACATACGGTTGCCGAAGTTCATGCAAAAAATACATGCCTTCCTCCTGAAGTTATGGCGGAAGATTCGCAACATATTCCAGACAACGCAAAATCAGTGCTAGACTCAGATATGATAACAGAAGAATCAGTCCCTGAAGAAATCATGCAGATACTTGGTGAGGCTAAGAAAACAGAAGAGATCTTCGGAAAGAAAATTCCGCAAGGAGTCTCTGAAAAATTGGGAAAAATCTTGGTCGAGGGTCTTGCCAAAGAACAAAAGGAAATTTTACTTAcccaaaaattaataataccagAGAATTTTCAGCTGGTGAAGGCGCCCAAACTAAATCCAGAAGTGGCTTCAGTACTTACCGACCCAGCTAAAAATAGAGACAAACGGCTTGAAAAGCTTCAGAACCAATTAGGTTTGGGTATAGCGGGTCTAGTTAATTTGACAACGGAATTAATCAATAAGGAGGTTGATAAGATGGctataattaagaaaatatcagAAGTGAATCAAATACTTCTTGATCTCCACTATGAGGAGACATTGGGTCGTAGACGATTAATTATTCCTATGTTggataacaaatttattaatattatacaaagtgTGAAACGCGACCAATTTCTTTTTGGAGATAATTTGGGTGACAATATCAAGACGTCTAAATCCATTGAAAAATCAAGTCTTCAGATCAAAAAACCAGCTCCTCCACAGCCACCTGCCAACCGAAAACCTTTAGCCCAGACGGGAAACTCGCGAGCTCCGGTCCGCCGTGCGAGCGGGCCCAGTGCAGCGCGCGCTCAGCCGCCGACGTCGCGATATTACCCCgagccgccgccgcccgccagGAGGGCCCCGGCCCCGCCGGCGCGCCGCGCTCCGCCGCCACCAGCCCCGAGGCGATACTCGCAGGACTATCGCAGCCGCCGTCGCTAG